The Castor canadensis chromosome 13, mCasCan1.hap1v2, whole genome shotgun sequence genome has a window encoding:
- the LOC109696440 gene encoding procathepsin L: MSLSFFLATCCLGIALATPKLDQNLDTQWYRWKSTHKRLYGTNEEGWRRAVWEKNMKMIDLHNEEHNQGKHGFTMEMNAFGDMTSEEFRQVMNGFQRQKHKKGKVFQEPLLGSIPKSMDWREKGYVTPVKNQGQCGSCWAFSATGALEGQMFQKTGKLVPLSEQNLVDCSKPQGNQGCDGGLMDYAFQYIKENRGLDSEESYPYEAKDGTCKYRPECSVANDTGFVDIPQREKALMKAVATVGPISAAMDAGHASFQFYKSGIYFDPDCSSQDLDHGVLVIGYGFEGTDADKNKYWLVKNSWGPEWGAEGFVKIAKDRNNHCGLATAASYPTV, encoded by the exons ATGAGTCTTTCATTCTTCCTGGCAACCTGTTGCTTGGGAATAGCCTTGGCGACTCCAAAACTTGATCAAAACTTAGATACGCAGTGGTACCGGTGGAAGTCAACACACAAGAGACTTTATGGCACG AATGAGGAAGGCTGGAGGAGAGCAGTATGGGAGAAGAACATGAAAATGATTGATCTCCACAATGAGGAACACAACCAAGGGAAACATGGCTTCACCATGGAAATGAATGCCTTTGGGGACATG ACCAGTGAAGAATTCAGGCAGGTGATGAATGGCTTCCAAAGGCAGAAGCACAAGAAGGGGAAAGTGTTTCAGGAACCTCTGTTGGGGAGCATCCCCAAGTCTATGGATTGGAGAGAGAAAGGCTACGTGACACCTGTGAAGAATCAG ggTCAGTGTGGTTCTTGTTGGGCTTTTAGTGCAACTGGTGCCCTGGAAGGACAGATGTTCCAGAAAACTGGCAAACTGGTCCCACTTAGTGAGCAGAACCTAGTGGACTGTTCTAAGCCTCAAGGCAACCAGGGCTGCGATGGTGGTCTGATGGATTATGCCTTCCAGTACATTAAGGAAAACAGAGGCCTGGACTCCGAGGAATCCTATCCTTATGAAGCAAAG GATGGAACCTGTAAGTACAGGCCTGAGTGTTCTGTGGCTAACGACACTGGGTTCGTGGACATCCCACAGCGGGAGAAGGCCCTTATGAAGGCAGTGGCCACTGTGGGGCCCATTTCTGCTGCTATGGATGCAGGTCATGCATCCTTCCAGTTCTACAAATCAG GCATTTATTTTGATCCAGATTGTAGCAGCCAGGACCTCGATCACGGTGTCCTAGTGATTGGCTATGGTTTTGAAGGAACAGAtgcagacaaaaataaatattggctTGTGAAGAACAG CTGGGGTCCTGAGTGGGGTGCAGAAGGTTTTGTCAAAATAGCCAAGGACAGGAACAACCACTGTGGACTTGCCACAGCAGCCAGCTATCCCACCGTGTGA